From the genome of Thermovirga sp., one region includes:
- a CDS encoding YkgJ family cysteine cluster protein has product MIYRPEPLYEVEKEGPAELLYKPWWQEGLYFSCIGCGRCCRGEPGAVWLSPGEIEAIAAHLGLEKGSFLRDFVVERRVRKSLKERPNWDCVMYDSENARCGIYSVRPLQCRLFPFWPSLLRTRQGWIERSLECPGMDQGRFWSAEKISTLLAQSPFPEL; this is encoded by the coding sequence ATGATATACAGGCCGGAACCTCTTTACGAGGTTGAAAAAGAGGGACCCGCTGAGTTACTATATAAACCGTGGTGGCAAGAAGGTTTATATTTTTCCTGCATCGGTTGTGGCCGTTGCTGCCGGGGTGAACCCGGGGCGGTCTGGCTCTCCCCCGGGGAGATTGAAGCGATCGCGGCGCACCTTGGCCTGGAAAAAGGATCGTTCCTCAGGGACTTCGTCGTTGAACGACGAGTCAGAAAGTCCCTCAAGGAGCGCCCCAACTGGGACTGCGTCATGTACGACAGTGAAAACGCCCGGTGTGGAATTTACAGCGTGAGACCCCTTCAATGCAGGCTCTTCCCCTTCTGGCCCAGCCTACTCCGGACGAGACAGGGTTGGATTGAGCGCTCCCTGGAGTGTCCAGGGATGGACCAGGGTCGATTCTGGAGCGCCGAGAAGATATCAACCCTTTTGGCACAATCGCCCTTTCCTGAACTATGA